The Candidatus Cloacimonadota bacterium DNA window GTACCGGACGGATCACTTTATTATTCATTTTATAGCCGTTTTGGATAACAGCCGCAATTTTATTTTCCTCGAGTTCAGATGGAATGTGAGCAAGTGCTTCATGGAAATTAGGGTCAAATTCTTCTTCCATTGCTTCGATTTTTTCCACACCTTCTTTTTTAAGGACATTTTCCAATTGCTGGAAGATCAATTCGATCCCTTTTGTGTAAGATTCCAGGTTCTTTTCGATTTCCGGATGCAGAGCTCGTTCAAAATTATCTAACACATCGCAAAGTTCCAGCACGATGCGCTGATTGGCATTTTTGATCCAATCAGATTTTTCGGAAATATTTCTTTTCCTGAAATTCTCGAATTCCGCTGCAATGCGCAGTTTCTGGTCTTTTAATTCCTCGACTTCCTGCTCGAGAAGTTCAATTTTTTCTTTTTGAGAAAGTTTTTTCTTTTTCTCTTTTTTTGCGGATTTCACTTCCTCCGAAACTTTCTCTTTTTCAATCTTTTCTTCTTTATCTGTCATTTTGCGCTACCATCATTCCTTTTTTGGTTGTATTTGTAATTACCTTCGCAATATCCCGAATGATTGGAATATTTTTCTGATAATTCATCCTGATTGGACCAACAATTCCCAAATATCCTGGCACACCGAAGATCTCATATTTTGCGAATATCAGTGAATAATCTGCCAGTTCCTGCTGTCCGATATCTTCGCCGAGAATAACATTGTAATCTTTTTGATCATCAAATTTCTGCATCAGATTCACCAGATAATCCTGCCTTTGAATGAAGCCGAGAAAATTCAGGATAGAACTTTTCTGGTCAAATTCCGGCTGTTCCAAAAAACTGATGCTGCCGTCAAAATGGATGAAATAACTGCTGATTTCAGTGAGAGCATTCTGCAACTCTTCCATGAATAATTTCAGGATTTTATTCTCGTCAGTAACTTTTTCGCTCATTTCTTCCAGATATTTATGCTGGATGTCGAACATCTTCAAGCCGACAAGTTCATCGTTCATATAACGCACGATCGTTTTCAATTGCTGATCGGAAAATTCCTGCTCCGATTTCAAGATCACGGTTTTATCAAGTCCGGAATCCAAACTGACAACAAATAAAAGTTTATTTTGGGAAATCTTGAAAACATCGAGTTTTTCCAGATATCCGTAAGATACTTCCGGTTCTGCCACAAAACTTAATTGATCGGTTTCTTTCGCCAGAACTTGCATCACATAATGTAGAGCAAGCGGCGTATCTTTGTAATATTTGATTAGAATATTTCTCAAAATATCTATATTCTCATATGATAAAACCTTGATTTTATCATCGAGTTGCTTTAAATATTCCCGATATCCCTGAATGGTTGGAATCCTGCCGGAAGAGGTGTGCGGCTGATAGATCAAATTGCATTTTTCCAGTTTATTCAGGTCGATCCTGATCGTTGCAGGACTGGAA harbors:
- the grpE gene encoding nucleotide exchange factor GrpE — protein: MTDKEEKIEKEKVSEEVKSAKKEKKKKLSQKEKIELLEQEVEELKDQKLRIAAEFENFRKRNISEKSDWIKNANQRIVLELCDVLDNFERALHPEIEKNLESYTKGIELIFQQLENVLKKEGVEKIEAMEEEFDPNFHEALAHIPSELEENKIAAVIQNGYKMNNKVIRPVRVAVSNGEKPEEKSNKQNEQDEQKK
- the hrcA gene encoding heat-inducible transcription repressor HrcA: MKKNEIRQKKVLSHLVDEYIETVEPVSSNLICQKYIKNSSPATIRIDLNKLEKCNLIYQPHTSSGRIPTIQGYREYLKQLDDKIKVLSYENIDILRNILIKYYKDTPLALHYVMQVLAKETDQLSFVAEPEVSYGYLEKLDVFKISQNKLLFVVSLDSGLDKTVILKSEQEFSDQQLKTIVRYMNDELVGLKMFDIQHKYLEEMSEKVTDENKILKLFMEELQNALTEISSYFIHFDGSISFLEQPEFDQKSSILNFLGFIQRQDYLVNLMQKFDDQKDYNVILGEDIGQQELADYSLIFAKYEIFGVPGYLGIVGPIRMNYQKNIPIIRDIAKVITNTTKKGMMVAQNDR